DNA from Candidatus Cloacimonas acidaminovorans str. Evry:
ATAATCATTCCTGCGCACATCAAACAGGGTTCTAAGGTTACATACAGCGTATAATCGTATAAAAACCCGGGCTCTGAAGTTAAAATTTTGTCAATAAGGAGTTTTTCACAATGCGCTAAAGGATTGGCTAACTGCCGGCTACGATTATGTTCCTTTAATATTATAGTGTTATTTTTAACCAGCAGTGCACCTACAGGTATTTCATCTTCGGTAAAAGCTTTTTTCGCTTCCGCTATTGCTTCCTGCATAAAAAGATAATGATTTTGGGAAGAAAAGCAAATCATGGTTTAGTATTGATAACTACCTTTGCTTTTTTAACTTGCTCCTCCATCCAGGAATTAAACCAATCCTCCGGTAAGTTTTGCGTATAAATGGTTTTAATGCGTTCCGGACTGATTTTTGTTTTTTGCGGACGAAAAGCTGTTACTTTGGGAACTATAATAACTTCACCCTCCGTTATTTGCGGAGGATTTGCCTTTTCCAGATATGCTTTAACTGCCTGATAATATATCGTGGTAAGTGGTTTTCCCTGCCAAAGGGAATCTATGGTAACTTGTTCCAGTTTTTC
Protein-coding regions in this window:
- a CDS encoding nucleoside deaminase, translated to MICFSSQNHYLFMQEAIAEAKKAFTEDEIPVGALLVKNNTIILKEHNRSRQLANPLAHCEKLLIDKILTSEPGFLYDYTLYVTLEPCLMCAGMIILSKIGTVVYGAKDPKAGVVGSLYNVLNDKSFNHHPVVIGGILEQECAFLLEEFFHKKRTL